The DNA sequence ATGAGTGCGGCTCGCTCAACGGTTGCCTCGTCGCCCGCGATTGTGTCGATGGATTCAACGAGGATCTGTCGCGTCTCGTGCCACCCACAGTCCCAACAATCTCGGGTAACCTCGATGCGCTCGTCCTCCTCCGCTGCAAGGACTGCGTCGGACAGCGACATCGAAAGCGGCCGTTCCGGTCCGACCTCGAGGGTGACAGGGCACCCGCACGCGGGGCAGTCCATGGTCATCCTGAGGAGCGGCCATCTGTTGAAGTTAGCGGAGCGACAGGAAAACCACACAATACAGCATTACTGAGAACGCGGGATGGGGCAGCTACGAGCAACTGCTGATCTACGCCGTGGCACCGTTCCACTCGTGTTCACGACCGCTCGGCGCGTCAGTCGGAGGCGTTGTACGTCTTGAAGTCACCGATCAAGAACGTTGCCGGCCTACAAGGACTACACCGCGAACAGAGCTGTGGTGGCGTTCGAGATGGCACATTTCCACGCGAAACTCAGTGAGTACTGCGAGCGCGGCGACGACGAATCCATAACTGTCGCAGACGAAGTTATCGCACTTGTCGAGACCCGACCCTACCGGCATCTATTTCTCTTATATGTGTGATGGCGAACATATGCTGAATGCCACTGCTGCGAGCACCACTGCTCAGGTGGGGATCTTTCTTTCTCAGGCCGCTCTTCTCCTTCTCGTCATTGGAGGCATCTCTTCCGCAGACCGTTTAGCTCCTGTGTCAATTGCGATTTTGCTAGCAGGCGGGTCGTTTCTCCTTGGAATTCAGGTTGGCCGAGGCGATCTCAACTGAGATACTCCCTTCTCTTGGATGTAGGTCTGCCGACTGTAGAGGTAGACCAAACCAGTAGTTAGACCAAGAGAACCGAGTCCAGCGACTACCTCTGACCACTCCAGAAGGCAAGAACGAACGAAATTGATGATGTCAACCATGGATTAAGACCTCGTACCGATGGGATGAAAGTTTGCAGTCGGGGCGAGTCACTCCTATGGGGGGTGGTCGGACAAGTTCGGATCTGAGTCCTATGTACGGAAACATCTCGAACAAATCGATAGAGGCGGGTGTGTCTTTCACTCGAAAATCGAACGGAAGAGGTTTCACTTCAACAGACACTTCTTAGCCTCACAGTCAGCTCAGATCTCCGGTAGAATGCGCTGCAACCTCTACTGGTGCTCGATTGTCGTTAAATCAGCCTGACTCTGCGAGACTCCCAGTACTAGAATTGTGCTAAATTTTGTGAGTGGCTTCCACACACCCCATTTTGCGAGTGTTTAGTGCCTTCATAGGACCTAAACCTTCGAAATACTGGAGATTAGAATTTCAGAACCAACTGTTCTGATCAATCACTACCACACCCCACTTTGCGAGTGTTTAGGACAGATAGACGCATTGAGACGGTAGAATATTGGAAGATTTCAAATCTGAGGTACGTTGTGGCCAGAAATAATCAAACGAACAGCTCGGGGACGAACCCATATCGTCGACTACAGGTTCGGATCCTCGTGGGGAGATGAGACAGTGAAGAGGTCGATATCTCTCGAGAATTGCTTGACCACGTCCTGGATTACTGCCTCCAGATCAACATCAGCGGTCACAACGTCGTACGTATCCTGAGCGAACGTCCGGTACTCGTGAACGACTTCTTCGGCTTTGGATGGAACCTCTTTCAAGCTCAGATCTGCGAAATCACGGAGTATAGAGAGTGTCTGCGTAGCCATCGAGGTTAGATACGTTACGAACTCATCAGGGGTTCGGAGTGCCGCTGGCAGAATCCCTCGAATCACGTAATGGATCTCACTAAGCATCAGCCGATGAAGACCTTTCAGTGCCACATCTACCGATCCCGAGAACCGACTGTGACGAAGTGAATACAGGAACTTATTGTTTAGAAATCGCGTTCCTTTCCACGCAATTCGATAGTTGAGTGGCGTGGTGAACAAAATCGCCTCCGCAACGACCAAACCAAGGGCGCGGTAGAAGTCGTGGAACCGCTCTGCAGCGATATCCTGGATTGACCCGATGGAGGTGTGCGCCTGATCCAGTTTGTCCGCACTTGTGAGGAGATTATGGCCGGCAATGATCAGTGCTACACCGGAATTTAGCTGCCCGCCAGTCATTGCGATACGGGCCAACTTGCTGTGGCCCAACCCTGTCTGAAGGCTATCTTCTACGACTTCGAGCGTCTTCCGCGTCCGTTGGAGATCTCGGTCGACATCACTGAAGAACGCCCTGACATCGGCAGTCTCGTCAACGACCGGCAGTTCGGCTTCGTTGAGTTGATCATGGATCGACGCCAGTTCATCGGCAAGCTTGACTGATTGAACCCGTCGCTCGCCGCGAGCATGTGCTCGCAGTCCAGACTGGATTTTGGACTGAACATCAGTCAGTCGCTCCGGGTTTGGCTCTGCCACTAACGACCAGTTACTCCGGAATAATTTAAACATTGTAGATAGAATGAAACTGTAGTGGGAGATTCGGAGCGCTCTACTGATGGGTACGATCTTGAGGACCTTCGTGAACAAATCGGCCGGCGAGAGATATTGCTCGGTGCTGTCGTCTTGGGCGGCGGATCAATGCTCCTCAACCCATCGGGTTCCAGCCAATCAGAAGACTCGAACCACCTAGCACAGGCCGAAACTAGGCTTTCAGAGGTAGCTGAACGGATCAACGATGCAGATGTGGTCAATCCACTGCAAACCTCCACCCTCCACGACGAAATTACTCGGGCGGTAGAATCGGTGACTGATATTCTCAACCGGTATGGCTCAGGTGGGCCACAAACTGAGCAGCGGGTCTCCGCTCTTCGTACTGCGATAGAATATTACAACACGCTTGCAGCGGCGTTTAAAACCGGGGCGGCTCTCTCGGGACGGGTGGCTAAATCTGAACTCGCTGTTCTCTATCACAACCAGTCTTTAGAGTACGAACCCGCTGCTGCATTCGACCTTGAGTCGTTCGAGGAGTCCATTATACGACTTACTCAGGCAGAAATAGATCCTGACGCGGTCACCTCAAAGACTGGTCAACTAGTGCCAAATCAGCAGGAAGTGATTGAATCACTCCATGGCCAGCGCGATCTATTCGATCAGCATCTTACTGCTCAGCAAGCCTATTTTGATACGGCGAAGACAATCGAAGCGGGGATCCATGCCCACGAACAGTCTCAGTACGACGCAGCTCGGTCGCAACTTATTGACGCCCGTGACTCGCTATCGGGGGGGATACCGCAAATGGAAGCCTCCTACCAGGTATCCAATACCGGTCTTTCAATCAGTCAGTTTGCGACAGTCTTGGAACTTCGCCGTGATGGCGTCTCGAAATTGCTCAGTGTCTGTGAGGAGTCAATCTCTGAAAAAGAAAAGCGAGCAGGAGCCAACTCGGGTCTCGATTACTTGTATCAGGCACGTGCTGTCGTGACTAGCTGACCCGTGTTTGATGCCTCCCTCGTGATATTCAATAGAGGCCTATC is a window from the Halobaculum magnesiiphilum genome containing:
- a CDS encoding DUF7558 family protein, which translates into the protein MPVGSGLDKCDNFVCDSYGFVVAALAVLTEFRVEMCHLERHHSSVRGVVLVGRQRS